Proteins co-encoded in one Bubalus bubalis isolate 160015118507 breed Murrah chromosome 7, NDDB_SH_1, whole genome shotgun sequence genomic window:
- the EIF4E gene encoding eukaryotic translation initiation factor 4E (The RefSeq protein aligns at 97% coverage compared to this genomic sequence) yields the protein MATVEPETTPTPNPPPTEEEKTESNQEVANPEHYIKHPLQNRWALWFFKNDKSKTWQANLRLISKFDTVEDFWALYNHIQLSSNLMPGCDYSLFKDGIEPMWEDEKNKRGGRWLITLNKQQRRSDLDRFWLETLLCLIGESFDDYSDDVCGAVVNVRAKGDKIAIWTTECENREAVTHIGRVYKERLGLPPKIVIGYQSHADTATKSGSTTKNRFVV from the exons GGAAACCACCCCTACTCCGAATCCCCCGCCtacagaagaagagaaaacagaatctAATCAGGAGGTTGCTAACCCAGAACACTATATTAAACACCCTTTACAGAACAG ATGGGCactctggttttttaaaaatgataaaagcaaAACTTGGCAAGCAAACCTTCGATTGATCTCTAAGTTTGATACTGTTGAAGACTTTTGGGC TCTGTACAACCATATCCAGTTGTCTAGTAATTTAATGCCTGGCTGTGACTACTCACTTTTTAAG GATGGTATTGAGCCTATGTGGgaagatgagaaaaacaaacGAGGAGGACGATGGCTAATTACACTGAACAAGCAGCAGAGACGAAGTGACCTCGATCGTTTTTGGCTAGAGACA ctgCTGTGCCTTATTGGAGAATCTTTTGATGACTACAGTGATGATGTATGTGGAGCTGTTGTTAATGTTAGAGCTAAAGGTGATAAAATAGCAATATGGACTACTGAATGTGAAAACAGGGAAGCTGTTACACATATAGG GAGGGTATACAAGGAAAGGTTAGGACTTCCTCCAAAGATAGTGATTGGTTATCAGTCCCATGCAGACACAGCTACTAAGAGCGGCTCCACCACTAAAAATAGGTTTGTTGTTTAA